A region from the Clavibacter sp. A6099 genome encodes:
- a CDS encoding ABC transporter permease: MSTTSTTRRGTAPTFAQSTMLVTGREVRMRLRSKSFLISTGILLVGILASIIVSGFLTANGGPGGGSETTRVAVVGSAQQAVSGAESLEGVPADSVEDAQAMVRDGDVEAAVVPDTQADSDGAVLVIGDTSAPDGVVSALTDTPRVELLDEPTTNPAIAYIVALAFGVVFFISALTFGQIIAQSVVEEKQTRVVELLMSTIPVRALLAGKVLGNSILAFTQIALIALMSGIGLLVTEQTALLAIVGPAVIWFVVFFLFGFVLLASLFATAASLVSRQEDVGAVTAPVTYLVMIPYFAVIFFNDNPVVMTVMSYIPFSAPVGMPMRLFLGEAQWWEPLVSLAVLIATTAVVVALGSRIYSNSLLRTGSRVKLREALKG, translated from the coding sequence GTGAGCACCACCAGCACCACCCGACGGGGCACGGCCCCGACGTTCGCCCAGTCCACGATGCTCGTGACGGGCCGCGAGGTGCGCATGCGCCTGCGCAGCAAGTCGTTCCTCATCAGCACGGGGATCCTGCTCGTCGGGATCCTCGCCTCCATCATCGTCAGCGGCTTCCTCACCGCGAACGGCGGCCCCGGCGGCGGCAGCGAGACGACGCGGGTGGCCGTCGTCGGCTCCGCCCAGCAGGCGGTGTCCGGCGCCGAGTCGCTCGAGGGCGTGCCGGCCGACAGCGTCGAGGACGCGCAGGCGATGGTCCGCGACGGCGACGTAGAGGCCGCGGTCGTCCCCGACACGCAGGCCGACTCCGACGGAGCCGTGCTCGTGATCGGCGACACCTCCGCCCCCGACGGCGTCGTGAGCGCCCTCACCGACACCCCGCGCGTCGAGCTCCTCGACGAGCCGACCACGAATCCCGCCATCGCCTACATCGTGGCGCTCGCGTTCGGCGTCGTGTTCTTCATCTCGGCGCTGACGTTCGGGCAGATCATCGCCCAGAGCGTCGTCGAGGAGAAGCAGACCCGCGTGGTCGAGCTGCTCATGTCGACCATCCCCGTGCGGGCGCTGCTCGCCGGCAAGGTGCTCGGCAACAGCATCCTGGCGTTCACGCAGATCGCGCTCATCGCCCTGATGTCCGGGATCGGCCTCCTCGTGACCGAGCAGACCGCGCTCCTCGCGATCGTCGGCCCGGCCGTGATCTGGTTCGTCGTGTTCTTCCTGTTCGGGTTCGTGCTGCTCGCGTCGCTCTTCGCGACGGCGGCCTCGCTCGTCTCCCGCCAGGAGGACGTGGGAGCCGTCACGGCCCCGGTCACGTACCTCGTGATGATCCCGTACTTCGCCGTCATCTTCTTCAACGACAACCCCGTGGTGATGACGGTCATGTCGTACATCCCGTTCTCCGCCCCGGTCGGGATGCCGATGCGGCTGTTCCTCGGCGAGGCCCAGTGGTGGGAGCCGCTCGTCTCGCTCGCCGTGCTCATCGCGACGACCGCGGTGGTGGTGGCCCTCGGATCGCGGATCTACAGCAACTCGCTGCTCCGCACCGGATCCCGCGTGAAGCTGCGAGAGGCGCTGAAGGGATGA
- a CDS encoding septum formation family protein, with translation MAVAARRILPSAFAAVLLAAALSGCSLQQLADLVPHAETRDDDGSITAGGTTDVFTLRQGDCLDDAASAAVIEQDAADAHPASDDDSAHSHQVGDVSTVPCSEPHDFEVYAAPTLTGDGFPGDDAVDAQADDLCGSAFGPFVGFDYQDSIYDYQGYKPTGDSWSTGDRTVDCIIGDPAGKTVGSLAGIGR, from the coding sequence ATGGCCGTCGCCGCCCGCCGCATCCTGCCCTCCGCGTTCGCGGCCGTCCTCCTCGCCGCCGCGCTCAGCGGGTGCTCGCTGCAGCAGCTGGCCGACCTCGTCCCGCACGCCGAGACGCGCGATGACGACGGATCCATCACGGCCGGCGGCACGACGGACGTCTTCACGCTGCGCCAGGGCGACTGCCTCGACGACGCGGCGTCAGCCGCCGTGATCGAGCAGGACGCGGCCGACGCGCACCCCGCGAGCGACGACGACTCCGCGCACTCGCACCAGGTGGGCGACGTGAGCACGGTGCCATGCTCCGAGCCGCACGACTTCGAGGTCTACGCGGCCCCTACGTTGACGGGCGATGGCTTCCCCGGCGACGACGCCGTGGACGCGCAGGCCGACGACCTGTGCGGCTCGGCGTTCGGGCCCTTCGTGGGCTTCGACTACCAGGACTCGATCTACGACTATCAGGGGTACAAGCCGACCGGCGACAGCTGGAGCACGGGCGACCGCACCGTGGACTGCATCATCGGCGATCCCGCGGGCAAGACCGTCGGCTCGCTCGCGGGCATCGGGCGGTAG
- a CDS encoding NAD(P)/FAD-dependent oxidoreductase produces the protein MTDAPGTTPHHDVLVIGGGNAGLSVAGRLRRYGVDDVAVIEPRDTHYYQPMFSHVAGGTARASQATRPQGSVTPKGVTWIRDRVAGIDPVAKTVSLESGTRLSYGQLIVCPGIQKDWDRVPGLAEAMDSPVGISNYEHNYAAKASKVLRDVRSGTVVFTQPDGPGTCSGASQKPMYLACDHWRAIGVLDDIRVVLVVPTPTMFGMPLVDAELERKVAEYGIEVRYGRELVAVDPVARTVDIAGVDRARALLGPDHAAQQGLEDAERETIAYDVLHAVPPQSAPDWLAGTGLAAPGDAGGFVEVDPLTLRHPRFPDVWALGDAAATTNSKSGGALRNQTTAVAKNLVAARKGKPLPQTYDGYSVCPFVVSRSTVVFAEFDDRYRPKPTIPGWKGLAKERRITFLADRHVLPWVYWNLILQGRA, from the coding sequence ATGACCGATGCCCCCGGCACGACCCCGCACCACGACGTCCTCGTCATCGGCGGGGGGAACGCCGGCCTGTCGGTCGCGGGTCGGCTCCGGCGGTACGGCGTCGACGACGTCGCGGTCATCGAGCCGCGCGACACGCACTACTACCAGCCGATGTTCTCGCACGTGGCGGGCGGCACCGCGCGGGCGTCGCAGGCCACCCGGCCGCAGGGATCCGTCACTCCTAAGGGCGTCACGTGGATCCGGGACCGCGTCGCCGGCATCGACCCGGTCGCGAAGACGGTGTCGCTCGAGTCCGGCACGCGCCTCTCCTACGGCCAGCTCATCGTGTGCCCGGGCATCCAGAAGGACTGGGACCGCGTGCCCGGCCTCGCCGAGGCGATGGACTCGCCCGTCGGCATCTCCAACTACGAGCACAACTACGCCGCCAAGGCCTCGAAGGTGCTGCGCGACGTGCGCTCCGGCACGGTCGTCTTCACGCAACCCGACGGCCCCGGGACGTGCTCGGGGGCGTCGCAGAAGCCCATGTACCTCGCGTGCGACCACTGGCGCGCCATCGGCGTGCTCGACGACATCCGCGTCGTGCTCGTGGTGCCGACGCCCACGATGTTCGGCATGCCGCTCGTCGACGCCGAGCTCGAGCGCAAGGTCGCCGAGTACGGCATCGAGGTGCGGTATGGGCGCGAGCTCGTTGCGGTGGATCCCGTCGCCCGCACCGTCGATATCGCCGGCGTCGATCGCGCCCGCGCGCTCCTCGGGCCCGACCACGCCGCACAGCAGGGCCTCGAGGACGCGGAGCGCGAGACCATCGCCTACGACGTCCTGCACGCGGTGCCGCCGCAATCGGCGCCCGACTGGCTGGCCGGCACGGGCCTCGCGGCGCCCGGCGACGCGGGCGGCTTCGTCGAGGTGGATCCGCTCACCCTCCGCCACCCGCGCTTCCCCGACGTCTGGGCGCTCGGCGACGCGGCCGCCACCACGAACTCGAAGTCCGGCGGCGCGCTCCGCAACCAGACCACCGCGGTCGCCAAGAACCTCGTCGCGGCGCGGAAGGGCAAGCCGCTGCCGCAGACGTACGACGGCTACTCGGTGTGCCCGTTCGTCGTCTCCCGCTCGACCGTGGTGTTCGCCGAGTTCGACGACCGCTACCGCCCGAAGCCCACGATCCCGGGCTGGAAGGGCCTCGCCAAGGAGCGCCGCATCACGTTCCTCGCCGACCGCCACGTGCTGCCGTGGGTGTACTGGAACCTGATCCTGCAGGGCCGCGCCTGA
- a CDS encoding Asp23/Gls24 family envelope stress response protein, with protein sequence MNDAAPAIRPIDLTGIDAAHPEGETTAHRVGVAAAETAAAITGVHHLGGTAARALDAASRAIRGTSTGPGVTVSEEAGGTVIDIDLVVEYPTPVQDVVDETREQVARAARQIAPGAVRVNIRVTDVHGPFDDEQSPAAAALERAKDAGSDALEKAKDAGSDALDTAEAAGSEGLEKAKAAGSDAADRAREAGDRIQDASAAAAARAQDAGSRVADAAKEIGSEAADRAKAAGAVLADSAKADVEETRDAAEERDERAAAGAVDDAADFDTYATEAASAPEVTVVVDGHGDGTTRVEVDGPATVEVQGERVEVDGEAASRDDDEDADRS encoded by the coding sequence GTGAACGACGCCGCACCCGCCATCCGTCCCATCGACCTGACCGGCATCGACGCCGCGCACCCGGAGGGGGAGACGACCGCGCACCGCGTCGGCGTCGCCGCGGCCGAGACGGCCGCGGCCATCACCGGCGTCCACCACCTCGGCGGCACGGCCGCGCGGGCGCTCGACGCGGCGTCCCGGGCGATCCGCGGCACGAGCACCGGCCCCGGCGTCACGGTCTCCGAGGAGGCCGGCGGCACCGTGATCGACATCGACCTCGTGGTCGAGTACCCGACGCCCGTGCAGGACGTCGTGGACGAGACGCGCGAGCAGGTCGCCCGTGCGGCCCGGCAGATCGCGCCCGGAGCGGTGCGCGTGAACATCCGCGTGACCGACGTGCACGGCCCCTTCGACGACGAGCAGTCGCCCGCCGCTGCCGCGCTGGAGAGGGCGAAGGACGCCGGATCCGACGCGCTCGAGAAGGCCAAGGATGCCGGATCGGACGCGCTGGACACGGCCGAGGCGGCCGGATCCGAAGGGCTCGAGAAGGCGAAGGCGGCCGGATCCGACGCCGCCGATCGCGCCCGCGAGGCCGGCGACCGGATCCAGGACGCGTCCGCCGCCGCCGCCGCCCGCGCGCAGGACGCTGGATCGCGCGTCGCCGACGCCGCGAAGGAGATCGGCTCCGAGGCCGCCGACCGCGCGAAGGCCGCGGGCGCCGTGCTCGCCGACTCCGCGAAGGCGGACGTCGAGGAGACCCGGGACGCGGCCGAGGAGCGCGACGAGCGCGCCGCCGCTGGCGCCGTCGACGACGCGGCCGACTTCGACACGTACGCGACGGAGGCCGCATCCGCGCCCGAGGTCACCGTGGTCGTCGACGGGCACGGCGACGGCACCACCCGCGTGGAGGTCGACGGCCCCGCCACGGTGGAGGTCCAGGGCGAGCGCGTCGAGGTCGACGGCGAGGCCGCGTCCCGGGACGACGACGAGGACGCCGACCGCTCCTAG
- a CDS encoding Asp23/Gls24 family envelope stress response protein codes for MTDVTPATASSRAAAKHTPADSAAGKNTIADGVVEKVAGIAARQVPGVHDLGNGAARAVGAIRNVIGQQDRGQGISVEVGETQVAADIVVVAEYPVALQDLADRIRESVTDAISQVVGMDVTEVNVTVSDVHIPSDDKDDDDSKSRVQ; via the coding sequence ATGACCGACGTCACCCCCGCCACCGCATCCAGCCGCGCCGCCGCGAAGCACACGCCCGCCGACTCCGCCGCCGGCAAGAACACGATCGCCGACGGCGTCGTGGAGAAGGTCGCCGGCATCGCGGCCCGCCAGGTCCCCGGCGTCCACGACCTCGGCAACGGCGCTGCCCGTGCCGTCGGCGCGATCCGCAACGTCATCGGCCAGCAGGACCGCGGCCAGGGCATCTCCGTCGAGGTCGGCGAGACCCAGGTCGCCGCGGACATCGTCGTCGTCGCCGAGTACCCCGTCGCGCTGCAGGACCTCGCCGACCGGATCCGCGAGTCCGTCACCGACGCCATCTCGCAGGTCGTCGGCATGGACGTCACCGAGGTCAACGTCACCGTCTCCGACGTGCACATCCCGTCGGACGACAAGGACGACGACGACTCGAAGAGCCGCGTCCAGTAG
- a CDS encoding SDR family NAD(P)-dependent oxidoreductase, with product MLIDLNDRVVVVSGAAQGIGRAIAERFLEEGCRVFGLDLRFRDALPEGITAIVADVTDQASVQAAIAQVVEAAGRVDVLVNNAGINVEGSVETLEPARFQAAFDVNVGGVFLLSQAVIPAMKAAGGGRIINAASFAAVVPSVGAAAYGASKAAVVQFTRVLASELGPWGITVNAYAPGMIPTAMNGFAEMPEPAQDRLLDTLSIRRWERPDDVADLLVFLASDRAGYITGTLVDVSGGKLATQMPQRAYEGEGAPERGPRDGAR from the coding sequence ATGCTCATCGACCTCAACGACAGGGTCGTCGTCGTCTCCGGTGCCGCCCAGGGCATCGGCCGCGCCATCGCCGAGCGCTTCCTGGAGGAGGGGTGCCGGGTCTTCGGGCTCGACCTCCGCTTCCGCGATGCGCTGCCGGAGGGGATCACCGCGATCGTCGCCGACGTCACCGACCAGGCGTCCGTGCAGGCCGCGATCGCCCAGGTGGTCGAGGCTGCCGGCCGGGTCGACGTGCTCGTGAACAACGCCGGGATCAACGTCGAGGGGTCCGTCGAGACGCTCGAGCCGGCGCGCTTCCAGGCCGCGTTCGACGTGAACGTGGGCGGGGTGTTCCTGCTCTCGCAGGCGGTCATCCCGGCCATGAAGGCGGCGGGAGGCGGGAGGATCATCAACGCGGCGTCGTTCGCGGCCGTCGTCCCGAGCGTGGGCGCGGCCGCCTACGGGGCGTCGAAGGCCGCGGTCGTGCAGTTCACGCGCGTGCTCGCGAGCGAGCTCGGGCCGTGGGGCATCACCGTCAACGCCTACGCGCCCGGCATGATCCCCACCGCCATGAACGGCTTCGCCGAGATGCCGGAGCCCGCGCAGGACCGCCTGCTCGACACCCTCAGCATCCGCCGGTGGGAGCGGCCCGACGACGTCGCCGACCTCCTCGTGTTCCTCGCGAGCGACCGCGCCGGCTACATCACGGGCACGCTCGTCGACGTCAGCGGCGGCAAGCTCGCGACGCAGATGCCGCAGCGCGCCTACGAGGGCGAGGGCGCGCCGGAGCGCGGGCCGCGGGACGGCGCGCGATGA
- a CDS encoding SMP-30/gluconolactonase/LRE family protein: MSVAVWDAVPLDTVRAEHAEAPLWDESRGTLLWADQYVGIVREATLDPVTLAVGPVHETRVGGPVGAVVRHADGGHVLAARDGFVRLTADGELIPMVDVLPADGIRRRMNDGEVDPRGRLWAGSMAFDKTPGAGALYLLDRGRATTVLEGVTISNGTAFSADGSEMLYIDTTTQQVRRFRVTDDDGSGRPGLADPEVVVEIDPADGHPDGMCVDDEGFLWVALWGGSEVRRYSPTGEHVGSVRVDAPQVSSCAFVGPGRDVLVITTSQEGYSPEDSARHPRAGMLFAVRPGVTGPAASAYA, translated from the coding sequence ATGAGCGTCGCCGTCTGGGACGCCGTGCCGCTCGACACCGTCCGCGCCGAGCACGCCGAGGCGCCGCTGTGGGATGAGTCGCGCGGCACCCTGCTCTGGGCCGACCAGTACGTCGGCATCGTCCGCGAGGCCACGCTGGATCCGGTCACGCTCGCGGTCGGGCCGGTCCACGAGACGCGCGTGGGCGGCCCGGTCGGCGCGGTCGTCCGGCACGCGGACGGCGGCCACGTGCTCGCCGCGCGCGACGGCTTCGTCCGTCTCACGGCCGACGGCGAGCTGATCCCGATGGTCGACGTGCTCCCGGCCGACGGCATCCGGCGCCGCATGAACGACGGCGAGGTGGATCCGCGCGGCCGGCTCTGGGCGGGGTCCATGGCCTTCGACAAGACGCCCGGCGCGGGCGCGCTCTACCTCCTCGACCGCGGCCGCGCGACGACCGTGCTCGAGGGCGTCACCATCTCCAACGGCACCGCGTTCTCGGCCGACGGCTCCGAGATGCTGTACATCGACACGACCACGCAGCAGGTCCGGCGCTTCCGGGTCACGGACGACGACGGCAGCGGCAGGCCGGGGCTGGCGGATCCCGAGGTGGTGGTCGAGATCGACCCCGCCGACGGCCACCCCGACGGCATGTGCGTCGACGACGAGGGCTTCCTCTGGGTCGCGCTCTGGGGCGGCAGCGAGGTGCGCCGCTACTCGCCGACCGGCGAGCACGTGGGATCCGTGCGGGTCGACGCGCCGCAGGTCTCCAGTTGCGCGTTCGTCGGCCCCGGCCGCGACGTCCTCGTGATCACGACCTCGCAGGAGGGCTACTCGCCGGAGGACTCGGCCCGCCATCCGCGCGCGGGGATGCTGTTCGCGGTGCGGCCGGGCGTCACCGGTCCGGCGGCGAGCGCCTACGCGTAG
- a CDS encoding threonine aldolase family protein, with the protein MDPVTDATAASPVSPLQLHDTAARGFASDNYSGIHPEVLEAIAAANGGHQVAYGGDAYTARLQEVVGEHFGRGAEAFPVFNGTGANVTGLLSMLPRWGAVICATTAHINTDEGGAPERVAGIKLLQVPTEDGKLTPELIDREAWGWGDEHRAQPLAVSITQTTELGTVYTPAEVRAIADHAHERGMRLHMDGARLSNAAATLDAPFRAFTSDAGVDVVSFGGTKNGLLYGEAIVVLDPEASEGLTYLRKLNMQLASKMRFVSAQLLALLGSEVDGVPLYLRSARHANGMAARLRSALDGVDGVEFTQETQANGLFAILPEGVADRLRSEFRFYDWDPARREVRWMCSFDTTEDDIDRFAAAIRREVGAG; encoded by the coding sequence ATGGATCCCGTGACCGACGCCACCGCCGCCTCCCCCGTCTCCCCGCTCCAGCTCCACGACACCGCCGCCCGCGGGTTCGCCTCCGACAACTACTCCGGGATCCACCCCGAGGTGCTCGAGGCCATCGCCGCCGCGAACGGCGGGCACCAGGTCGCGTACGGCGGCGACGCCTACACGGCACGGCTCCAGGAGGTCGTGGGCGAGCACTTCGGCCGCGGCGCCGAGGCGTTCCCCGTCTTCAACGGCACGGGCGCGAACGTCACGGGCCTCCTCTCGATGCTGCCGCGCTGGGGCGCCGTGATCTGCGCGACCACCGCCCACATCAACACCGACGAGGGCGGCGCCCCCGAGCGCGTCGCCGGCATCAAGCTGCTGCAGGTGCCCACGGAGGACGGCAAGCTCACGCCCGAGCTCATCGACCGCGAGGCGTGGGGCTGGGGCGACGAGCACCGCGCGCAGCCGCTCGCCGTGAGCATCACGCAGACCACCGAGCTCGGCACCGTCTACACGCCGGCCGAGGTCCGGGCGATCGCCGACCACGCGCACGAGCGCGGCATGCGCCTCCACATGGACGGCGCCCGCCTCTCCAACGCGGCCGCCACGCTCGACGCGCCGTTCCGCGCCTTCACGTCGGACGCGGGCGTCGACGTCGTCAGCTTCGGCGGCACGAAGAACGGCCTGCTCTACGGCGAGGCGATCGTGGTCCTCGATCCCGAGGCGAGCGAAGGCCTCACCTACCTGCGCAAGCTCAACATGCAGCTCGCCTCGAAGATGCGGTTCGTGAGCGCGCAGCTGCTGGCGCTGCTCGGATCCGAGGTCGACGGCGTGCCGCTCTACCTCCGCTCCGCGCGCCACGCGAACGGCATGGCCGCGCGCCTCCGCTCCGCGCTCGACGGCGTGGACGGCGTCGAGTTCACGCAGGAGACGCAGGCGAACGGCCTGTTCGCGATCCTCCCCGAGGGCGTCGCCGACCGCCTCCGCAGCGAGTTCCGCTTCTACGACTGGGACCCGGCCCGCCGCGAGGTGCGCTGGATGTGCTCCTTCGACACCACCGAGGACGACATCGACCGCTTCGCGGCGGCGATCCGCCGGGAGGTCGGGGCGGGGTAG
- a CDS encoding ABC transporter ATP-binding protein gives MLEVQNVTRSFGDRKVLDDVSFTVRPGRLTGFVGGNGAGKTTTMRIMLGVLTADSGTVSLNGSDLGTSSRRTFGYMPEERGLYPKMKLQEQIVYLGRLHGMSAADATTNTERLLERLSLGERRNDPIESLSLGNQQRAQIAASLVHDPEVLVLDEPFSGLDPIAVETVLGVLTERAAQGVPVLFSSHQLDIVERLCDDVVVIAEGRIRASGDREELRDQHSRPLTELQIDGDGGWVRDVPGVEVVEFDGGYVLFEADEEARQRVLAEAVSRGSVAGFTRRRPTLSEIFQEVVQ, from the coding sequence GTGCTCGAAGTCCAGAACGTCACGCGATCGTTCGGGGACCGCAAGGTCCTCGACGACGTGTCCTTCACCGTGCGGCCGGGGAGGCTGACCGGCTTCGTCGGCGGCAACGGCGCCGGCAAGACCACGACCATGCGGATCATGCTCGGCGTGCTCACCGCCGACTCCGGCACGGTCTCGCTGAACGGGAGCGACCTCGGCACCTCCAGCCGCCGCACCTTCGGCTACATGCCCGAGGAGCGCGGCCTCTACCCGAAGATGAAGCTGCAGGAGCAGATCGTCTACCTCGGCCGCCTGCACGGCATGAGCGCGGCCGACGCGACCACCAACACGGAACGACTGCTCGAGCGGCTCAGCCTCGGCGAGCGGCGGAACGACCCCATCGAGTCGCTGTCGCTCGGCAACCAGCAGCGGGCGCAGATCGCCGCGAGCCTCGTGCACGACCCCGAGGTGCTCGTGCTCGACGAGCCGTTCTCGGGCCTCGACCCGATCGCCGTCGAGACCGTGCTCGGCGTCCTCACCGAGCGGGCCGCGCAGGGCGTGCCCGTGCTCTTCTCCTCGCACCAGCTCGACATCGTGGAGCGCCTCTGCGACGACGTGGTCGTCATCGCCGAGGGCCGGATCCGCGCATCGGGCGACCGCGAGGAGCTGCGCGACCAACACAGCCGCCCCCTCACGGAGCTGCAGATCGACGGCGACGGCGGCTGGGTGCGCGACGTGCCCGGCGTCGAGGTCGTCGAGTTCGACGGCGGCTACGTGCTCTTCGAGGCCGACGAGGAGGCGCGCCAGCGCGTGCTCGCCGAGGCCGTCTCCCGCGGATCCGTCGCGGGCTTCACCCGTCGCCGCCCCACCCTCAGCGAGATCTTCCAGGAGGTCGTCCAGTGA
- a CDS encoding NUDIX domain-containing protein — protein sequence MTRPGETAPDSRGRTGLHLRGTDLDRNPDVVVKRVEVTSDGWHVLRRTTLDLRLRDGSWQEQQRETYDRGDGATVLLYAADTHRILLTRQFRYPAYVNGHPDGMLIEAAAGLLDEDSPDAAIRREAREELGVEIVALTHLFDLFMSPGSVTERVHHYLASYTPADVVGAGGGVAEEGEDIERIEVTLDEALAMVADGRIADGKTVILLQHVALHGFPA from the coding sequence ATGACGCGCCCCGGTGAGACCGCCCCCGACTCCCGCGGCCGCACCGGCCTCCACCTCCGCGGGACGGACCTCGATCGCAATCCCGACGTGGTCGTCAAGCGCGTCGAGGTCACCTCCGACGGCTGGCACGTGCTCCGCCGGACCACGCTCGACCTGCGCCTGCGCGACGGATCCTGGCAGGAGCAGCAGCGCGAGACCTACGACCGGGGCGACGGCGCGACCGTGCTCCTGTACGCGGCCGACACCCACCGGATCCTCCTCACCCGCCAGTTCCGCTATCCCGCCTACGTCAACGGCCACCCCGACGGCATGCTGATCGAGGCCGCGGCCGGCCTCCTCGACGAGGACTCCCCGGATGCCGCGATCCGCCGCGAGGCCCGCGAGGAGCTCGGCGTCGAGATCGTCGCGCTCACGCACCTGTTCGACCTCTTCATGAGCCCCGGATCCGTCACCGAGCGCGTGCACCACTACCTCGCGTCGTACACGCCGGCCGACGTCGTGGGCGCGGGCGGCGGCGTGGCCGAGGAGGGCGAGGACATCGAGCGCATCGAGGTGACGCTGGACGAGGCGCTCGCGATGGTCGCCGACGGCCGCATCGCCGACGGCAAGACGGTGATCCTGCTGCAGCACGTGGCGCTGCACGGGTTCCCCGCATAG
- a CDS encoding SDR family oxidoreductase translates to MSGARTHDQHHDHDGDAPGEGSASPRTLWISGAGSGVGRATAVAAARDGWRLVLSGRRREALEETRALVDDLGSTALVAPLDVTDDAALAAVVADLDRLDGIVVAAGLNAPRRSWAEQEIADFDRIVATNLTGPAHQVAAALPLLRATGGTVVLVSSYAAWTHSPGAGVAYSASKTALGALVRDLNAQEAGAGIRATHLCPGTIDSDFLALRPTVPDAEERAAMLTPDDVARAAMFVLASPPHVRIDELVLSPMSQRGGF, encoded by the coding sequence ATGTCCGGAGCACGGACGCACGACCAGCACCACGACCACGACGGCGACGCGCCTGGGGAGGGATCGGCGAGCCCGCGGACGCTGTGGATCAGCGGCGCAGGATCCGGCGTCGGGCGCGCGACCGCGGTGGCCGCCGCCCGCGACGGCTGGCGCCTCGTGCTGTCGGGCCGCCGCCGGGAGGCGCTCGAGGAGACGCGCGCGCTGGTGGACGACCTCGGATCCACCGCGCTCGTCGCCCCGCTCGACGTGACCGACGACGCCGCGCTCGCCGCGGTGGTCGCGGATCTCGACCGCCTCGACGGGATCGTCGTCGCGGCCGGCCTCAACGCCCCGCGGCGCTCGTGGGCCGAGCAGGAGATCGCCGACTTCGACCGCATCGTCGCGACCAACCTCACCGGACCCGCGCACCAGGTCGCCGCCGCGCTCCCGCTGCTGCGCGCGACAGGCGGCACGGTCGTGCTCGTCTCCTCGTACGCGGCCTGGACCCACTCCCCGGGCGCGGGCGTCGCATACAGCGCCTCGAAGACCGCGCTCGGGGCGCTCGTCCGCGACCTCAACGCGCAGGAGGCGGGCGCCGGGATCCGCGCCACGCACCTCTGCCCCGGCACCATCGACAGCGACTTCCTCGCGCTCCGCCCCACCGTCCCCGACGCCGAGGAGCGCGCCGCGATGCTCACGCCGGACGACGTGGCCCGCGCCGCGATGTTCGTGCTCGCCTCGCCGCCGCACGTCCGGATCGACGAGCTGGTGCTGTCGCCGATGTCGCAGCGCGGGGGGTTCTGA
- a CDS encoding DUF805 domain-containing protein produces MTDATPPGTRPTLELPLYGASWQEAMRRFFLKYATFRGRASRSEFWWWILTSVVGTSALQTLSSLNADRREPLGGLGLLDELTIVDSWSAVLAVLQLAVFVPALAVSWRRLHDVDRSGTWIFINFIPVLGTIVYVVMTAGRSRPGGARFD; encoded by the coding sequence ATGACCGACGCGACGCCGCCCGGAACCCGCCCGACCCTCGAGCTGCCGCTGTACGGCGCGTCCTGGCAGGAGGCGATGCGGAGGTTCTTCCTCAAGTACGCGACCTTCCGCGGGCGCGCCAGCCGGAGCGAGTTCTGGTGGTGGATCCTCACGAGCGTCGTCGGCACGTCCGCCCTCCAGACCCTGAGCAGCTTGAACGCCGACCGCCGGGAGCCGCTCGGGGGCCTCGGGCTCCTCGACGAGCTGACCATCGTCGACTCCTGGAGCGCCGTGCTCGCCGTGCTCCAGCTGGCCGTGTTCGTCCCGGCGCTGGCCGTCTCGTGGCGTCGGCTGCACGACGTCGACCGCAGCGGCACGTGGATCTTCATCAACTTCATCCCGGTCCTCGGGACGATCGTCTACGTGGTCATGACCGCGGGGCGGTCGCGGCCGGGCGGCGCGCGGTTCGACTGA